In Mercenaria mercenaria strain notata unplaced genomic scaffold, MADL_Memer_1 contig_2018, whole genome shotgun sequence, the sequence acgaaagaatacagttattttgtggcgcctCTTTAAACGATGTcccaatttgaagaaaaaatttacCAGATACAGGTTGACTTTGTATTAGCGCTGTTCAAACAGTTGAGCTTGGTAATGTGCACTTAAGCTCTGACTGAGGACCTTGACATTTAAAACCTGCAATTAGGCCAGGTGCAACTTCCGGTATTAAAATCGCTACAGGAGTACATATATGGATTTGATAACGTCTCGAAATTGGCGTCAGTTGCATGCAAAGCCACAATAAATCATCATTGATTTTTGACGAGGATGATGACGTAAGCGAAATTGTTCGTCATATCCCCGCTAGCTCAAAGACCCTTGTCTTAACACGGCTTCCCTTACATCTAGTGTCAATTCATATGCTTGTCGGCGTGATTTGACAGATAGACTGGCACAtaaattaaaggtccattactaaaacccgaacgagtattatatgaaaaccagagtttatagctgagacttcctatttactgaaaatatggcccactgcatcggttctgaccaaatagtcatgaatatgttcaagaataactaacaaataaacaaaaactgttgcctatgtcaaaccgaaagtatgctttgcgactgcttacgaacccgtctagaagcatcttcggactttttcggaagaatcctccgaaacgaggctataatttataaatagatgcaaaatatatcatatgcccaaacgataacgtgatttttacaaacttagcacatggaattcaacaattttgtaactcacaaaaacttcatgaaaatcattcttataatacaggtaatatacagctatactacaagttttcataaggacaactcaggcccttcccgaataaaagtgattttacaacttcgtctgtaaactttttcaaataatctcttttcagtataattttaagaatataaatgagtaactgtcttacactgcagaaacaaagtatgattgaaatttacctaaatacacttatttatgtacacatggctacattaatttaataagattttagacattaaacacattgtcttggcctaatatatgtcactgtcaattttaaatttaaattttgtacgtctcatatttttcgtgcaagtcgtgcataattaccatcatggaaatacagttattttgttgcgcgtcttaaatggatattcgtttgaaacaattttaaaatcacgtgatcccgaagaatttccgaccgatgacggaaaagcgataaacacgaaagtaggacaaaatgaccccccccccccccatgtcaatctaagaaaatacagaaacaatcatttgtttctctgtacatgtgttgatttcaagggaatattgcacggctatcgtaatgtttagtactatatttcaaaatgtgtagtctttttttaagatttatgtctattcatttgtctttattttgcacctttaaaaatGCATTTGTCCATTTTTCAAAGACAATATGTTTTATACTTTTTAGAATGTTTGGATCTACCTGTCTGGACTTAACCTTAAAAACGACACGTTACAGTATTCAGTCAACTCTACTGCCCCTTTATTACATTTGCAAAttagttattttcttttaatgaaGCTGGTAGGTGTATTGCAATATTGTCATCGGCTATCCATATGGACGACAAGCTAATATTGTCAAAATTGCTAGCAGAGCATGCATTGTTTGACAATGGAGTATTTTGTAGATTTACAACACTATGCCTGTTTGAAACATCGTTAACGTGGCTATGTCCTAATGTGCTTAGCACATTCTGTGTTTAGCACAAAATTACTAAAAAGGTTGGCCACACCCCAAACCGTAATCACTACTAACATGGTTATCTACATTTGCATAAAATAGAACATGCCGAAAATCTATAAAATTGCACCTACCGGCGTTATTCTGAAGCATGTGTTTGTCTACGTAACCGTCTAACTTATCTCCACCGTTCTTTTCTTGCCCCTGCCACCATTTCTCCGGTCATTGACATTGCCGGGAGTCCACGTCTCGCATCCACGTCGGCCTCGTGTTTGGCATTCATGGAGGATTGGTGCCTCGCATGATCGGCGAGATCCTGCCTTGCATCTTTAGCAGGTTCCCGTCTGGCATTTCTGACGGGCTGTCGTTAAACGTTGCCGGCGGTCTCCAGTCTCGTCACTTCCGCAGGTTCCCGTCTCACGTTTCAAAAATGTTGGCGCCTAACATTTCCAACGGGTTCGTATTCGGTTCTTTGTCACATTTTTGCTTCGCATTTCTCATAGCGTGGCGCCTCACATTGCCTGTTGGCTTATCTAGCCATGCGTCTTCCTCTGCCATGTGGCATCGTCCTAAAATAAGCTGCTATCCGGCGATTGTAACTTGTAAAGAAAATTCTGTCTGGCTTAAACTTTTTATCAGACATTGTTTCGCAGCTAGTAGAAGTTTAACTGAGAATATTGCACGAGACTCCTGCGTTACATATGTCTGTATTTTGGGTTAGGTTCCCAAACAGTCTAGTTTATTTTTATGCTACGCTTATAATAGACCTGTAACCAAAACCGGTTTTGTTTCACGAAAACTGCAGTAAACATACATGTTTAGATATAGATACGAGGTGACAAACCGGTGATTtcgataaaaaataaatgtaattattttaaggataaaataatttatattatgagatatatgaaataatatgagtTATGAGATTGAGATTGAGTTTAAGTTAAAGTCCGTGCATTCAATTGTAAGTTGCACATTGCACACAACTTTTCAAGCtttctatgtaaaaatatctttatttcaaaacatcaaaGGGCCGGGTGACGctgcaaaaatgtacatgtaacacAATCGACATGTTCCGAGAGTTGTACACCATTTCCAAAGTATGAGTCCGAAATTGCTAAATGCTCAAGTTTGCAGCAAAAACAAAGAGAGCTCGAACACGATTTAGTCCTATTTAGATATTTACATAATCATTTGTGAAACATGCAGAACCAAACTTTTATGAAAGTCTGCATAATAAGTTGTTTTGTCTTGTTTAAGGGTTTAAGTTTTAGATTTATCATAATGATTAAAAATAAACCGGCAAGAAACAAACccgttcaaatatcaaaacatgcacatgaccattttatgccttcaataacttcgaaaattcgaaatGCAAAACCGTGCGTGGCGTAGACATCGAACtgatgcatgaaaaataccataaaaacccacttacctgatgaAAAATAAACGTATATGTGATCATTTAAGCAAATAGCCTACCCGCCACTTTTtaaagtttgcaaccatttcgctctCTTGAAGTAAGTTTGTAACCAAATCACGTCCTGCCCGTtgatatttcccgatgcaaatctaataattttttataaaattcacatACTACACCTGTAATCATTATATAAATGACAGAGATTTGTTctttaaactgaaaatatcgtcgttaaagaacttaTAAACGTTACGACATGTATGAAACTGACGTCTCAAATGACGTCATGCACCCGATATAAACATTTGTAATATTACGTTTATTGAAAACCTCAAAAAGGCATCAGCTTTAGCAAACTGAATCtcccccataagatgtagcctgaggtacatccccatccaaatgggagaaatttacaatactgaaattaaaatcaccTCTCtagtcataaattttggtatgtataacaTTATCATAAATATAGAGATGAAACAGCAGATTTCAAAATGCTACTTTTATTTTACTGGAGCACCCGGGGATAAATAGTAACCATCAATTGACCAAAAACGGAAAAAACGGagtatccatattaagaatacgATCCAGCTAGCGTGATGCATTATTAAAAGCAGTTATAATAtttgcctgcgtatctggagaaaagCTCAGTATAAAGTCTCTTTCATTGAAAACCAACTTCATTCCCAAATCTGACGTAAAtccttttcattaaaattgaaagGGCTTAAACCTTTAGTCATTTTCAACCTCATTGAACAATGTAGTGAAACTATAAGCAATTACATATTGtgtatattgttttcattttgtatttacgTAGGTTCTTCTAAGACTGAGGCCTAATGATCAGAACCTTGTAGACAAAATTAAAGCATGGCAGACAGAACCATTTGACAAAGACCTGGAATCAGAATACCAGAAATTGAAACTGCAACTAGAAAAATGGGAGGAATGGGAAGATGTACAAGAGAGGGTGAAAAAGCTTGAAACGAAAGTGGAAAAAGTGGAAGACTTGTTGATGATTCGAGATATTGGTAAGTTCATCATTCTTCCTGAAGCATAGCATTCGGCccatttgtttggtcaataatgatgctatatatgataaaaacatcCATAGACAGTCAAGGACTCaaaataaatccagcacccaATCactaaatattaattaaataaaggTATTTAATGCCATAGTGCTGCATTTCACGACGCCCTTCATTTCACGCTCTGCCATTTTTCAACCCAAAAAGATATGGTCAAATATCCGTATGACAACAACACTCATTGAATATATCTTTCTTTCAGTTCCCAGGCAGGTCATTTACATAAATCATTGctcatttctgaaaaataagtttttaaatattGACAGTATTTGACAATTGCGTCATTTAGAAAACGTTCGTGATGATGCGAATGCCATTCAGaagaatatacaaataaaaaaaacaaaaaagttaaaacaaatatttatgatttacaTAAGCTTCTTTTACCTGGCAAGTGCCTTACGAACGTAATTTGACTTTGCTTTAAACAGtgttcattttgctttttttttttgacaatatgAACGTTCAACGGCATAGCAATTATCAATGTATAGCTGAAACTTTCGTCTTTTTACTGACATAAATTTCTGTATTGTTCCTTAAATATAGATTACTCAAGTTTGTTTAGAAATACACTGTACTTAAACCAAAATCGGTAGACAAAGCATTATCCTGTAAAGCAGCATACTCGAGACCAGTAAGTTTATTACCCATATTCAATAACTGAAATACCAGCGCAGATCCATCATCATTTAATAATGGACAAAGATAACTTTGTAAAAGCAACGTTTAAAATTTATTCTTAAATATGTATGTCAATGCAGTGTGAGGTTTGATTACATACTTTTAGTATTTGATTCCAAtgttactccatgtatttaagtTTGTCAAAGAAATCTTAGACGCAAGCAGTAACGCAAAATACACCATTACTTCTACTTCTACGAGTAAATGAGTTACAAATCAGTAGCAAGGTTTTTCGAGAATTGCCGCATCATTTTGCAAGATTCAGATTTAAATTCTTCAGCATTcgaaataatacattttgaataGTCAAAAAAGCTGAACTTGAATACAAGAAGGGTTTTTGGTAATGGaaattgttgatataatatttgtttaatacctacgtaattaccatattttaaatgacaaataCTAATGGTGAGGCTGtaatctaaaaatgaaaattgtcagGTTGTAAGAAGTCGTTTTAATCAATCTTAATATGgcaatttagtaaaaaaaaaatggcagccaGTTTAATTTCAAGGTGGCTGCCATACAAATGACCTAAAACCTGGAACCCGTactttttgtattaaatgttGTAATATCTTTCATGAAAACATATTTTCGAAGATTACAGCAGATATTTCAGCTGATTGCATTCAGAACATATTAAAATGTCTATGAGGGTGACGGACTGGTcttttttaattgtaaaaatatttttcagttccGTGGCTAAATGCATTTTAtcctatgtaaaataattataaaagaacatttgaaacaaattaatataaaaaaaggttTACAGCATCTTTACATGGAAATGTGACTTTTATGCTAAGATGTTATAACTAAATCTTCTCCACAATATAACAGACCAACTACGGttaagcgcctagcagtacaaacgggCCGCGCACATGCAaaagcaagtccactaacccaatacgATTAGTTTGTATGTATACTtaattgtggtggtgatttagttcgtataaatccTTTCCAtcatattataatttataatactAACTTGTATCATAGCCGATCTCACGTATGGAAAAGttaactgttctgaatttaaggTGAATCCATACCTTagaccaaaaaattaaaaaaaaaacgtacattAAAGAAATTTGGTCCGAATGTAGATTGAAGATTATATGTTTCGAAAATGCAGAATATATTTTGCACATGTACAGTTCCTGTCTAATGTGTTATGTGTAGCGCCACCTAGCGGTACCTGCTTTTATCACGGAGAAGTTAGTTTTTCCGCCATTGTTAAGAGGAAAATGGTCTGAATTTATTTCTTCCCGCCTGCTCAcagttttttgttttcatattgaatgtaGCTAATTACTCAAGCATCAATTATCAAGCTGTATCTAAGTAATTATTGAAGAAAATCCGCACATTCGGAACGGCAAAATAAGTACTAAAAACTGCATCTTAGTTCGCAGAATTTATCTTATATCACTTTTTCTTTTGGCGCATGAAAGTGTTTAAATGTTTAAGGTATgttaattaaataaatgaaataaaaaggtatGTTCACGATGGATTTTTCGCAAATAATCTTTGAAAATCGTCACACgcaaataaataacaataaggCCTCTGACGGGACAGTgtatttctttacacattttaaaGTGAAAAACGCGTAACGTGGCGTTTCGCTGTCCCGTCAGACGATTTCCTTCATTAATTGTTTAGATATAGTTTGAAACATGGTTCTTGAGTATTTAGCTactttcaatatgaaaaaaaaaactgtaagcaGGCGGGAAAAATAAATTCGGACCATTTTCCACTTAATAATGGCGGAAAAGccatttttttcttgataaaagCAGGTAGCGCTAGGTGGCACTACACATAACACATCAGACAGGAATGTGCAAAATATATACGCATTTTCGAAGAAAATGCTTCAATCTACATTCAAACTTAATTTCTTTTATGGCCGTTGATTTTTGACTTTTTTGGTCTAAGGTAAGGTATGGAGCCACCtaaattatatcccttaatgcaaactatctctttATATTTAGTGTATCattgagatccagttaactttccaagagagaaaatatagcttctctagtcccaatcagttaaaaagactaaaatgtcactgctgatttgtgagacatgaaaacagagatttgagtatatatgaaACGTTGCAACAGTACTAATGTGTAGTCCAATTCGgatgtgtatataaagcagcattgaaactaatcttattgggttggTGGACTTGCTGTGGCGTGTGTGCGCCAGTCTGAACACCTAGGCACTTAGCAAacttaagaaaagaaaaagaacaatatTTAAACGAGAGCTTAATTTAAGACATAATTAAGTAATACAGATAACTAGCTAAGAGTAACGTCCATTTATTTTGGCATCATTTGACGTCGTTCCTATGCGACGTTATTGGCGTGATTTTCACTCCTGATGATCTGCACAAAAAGTGAAACCGGTTGtgttcttttatatttattaccGGACGGAATCTGAATAAACCGCATATGTTATATTAGTGTATCTCCTTCACTTTCTTCTTTTTCCCTATCTTTATATCCGTATTGTTGAATGacaatacattttggatatatatatatatcgaggAAAAAGTAGTTTGTTATGATTGAATTTTATTGTTCATCCATCTTATAAACATACTGCTGTTGTTAATGTATTTCATTATTTAGTATTGTGATTTTTAtagattaaaataaatattatttaaaaatatgttttagatgACCAAGCCTTTGACATAAAGATTGGTGCACTCCGTGACATAGCAAGAGATGTGATAGCGACACACTGGGAAATACTTGCAACAGATCTGAATGTCCCACAGGTAAAAGTCACTCAAATAAGAGCAACTGCAATGGAAGAAGAGGAAAAAATATTTAGGATGTTATGTATCTGGCAGTGCAATGCAGACGGAAATACCTCTTTTGAAGCTTTGTTCAAAGCACTTAAGGAAAACGCATCTACAGTTATATTCGATGAACATAAACTTAAAGACATTGAAAAAAAGTATCAATTAGTTTAGAATACGGGCAAGCTATTCCTCTTGGTAACCATTGTCCGATGATCAAACTGACCGAGAACACGCTCTGTAACTGTATGTTAATTGCTTAATCATCAAGAAGGTTTTATTTTAACTGTATCGCAGAAGACACATTCGGCTGTATTActaatacatttgtaattgtttGATGATAGTATATTAGTAATCTGTTGATACCTGCACATGAATTGTGAATACCGTATTTTGGCTAAGGTTTATATAGAGTGAACAGCTTAACAGAAAATGACATGAAtgacaatgaaaatgttttattctaGATTTTGTGAACAAAGTTAAGTCACTGTGGACGCTAGACAATTTTCCTCTTTTAGCTTCATAATAATGTGAACAAAGCCTAAAAGGAGACATTTCTATCCTATTTAGGTTATTATTTACTATATCTAGACACTTTTCATTTGTACACTGTTTTGAACTTTCTATCATAAAACAATTAGTCTTGTACCACGCAATCTTTGTTTTAACATTGTCGTTTAGTTTAAATCATAGTATAGCCATAAAATTTCCTTAACCACTGCACACTGTTAATTGTTTTATGTTGCTCTTATGTCATGCTGTAAAAAGACAAAAGATAATattggtaagggtagatttctcgggaGCACAGAGCAATGCAAACACAGCATCAGAGCCACGCGCTTGAAAactaggcccacaacaaaaagaagctgtaacggaaaaatatgacagacgggttgcttcaaaaatccaacaaggaCATTTcaatttcatgcaaaatatatatagagGGGGAGGAAGCGGTAAGGGGTAGAAATAgggagtgggggagggggtgaAGGAGAAAGTAGaacaagaatgaatatacaaagggaatgctacgttccttaagcACAGTTACACTGCAACTTAAACGTaccgcagacattcatgtaccacaCGCATACACGCACGGACGCTTGCACGCACGCAGACAGGCAGACaggcacgcatgcacgcacgtacgcacgtaCGAACGTACGTACACACAAGcacacaactaactaacatagaaaacagacaggtaagatataacaacaattTACGGCACCGCCTAagacacaagcacacaaacgcacacatataagcaggaaaaaacaacaattggGCACCGCCTTAGGTCCGGCAaccaaaattaaggtgggcacgaaaacttactcatagtaaagggggagggaatgccaaaacaagggagcgctattgcaaggggaaaggatgggggcgatagggggagttaggagaaagaggaaagaaacaacaaacaacaaacgAGACatcatacgcaacacaaaatacaagacaaacagaaaacaatttgaaaatatgggaaccgccttggaacggacagtaacctaaataaaggacaCTGCGGGTTTAAACGCGTTTGTGGCGTGCCAACCTCTCActaaccctattttcaacaagttagacaacacaatgtaaataaaatccccacTGAGAAACGCTCCAACATTAGCGGAAAAAACCagttaaggtaaatctaaggtataattacaccaatgtactgaagaacttgtctgaagtcagagcaccaagagcctaactttaaGGGCACggctaagaaagctgcaagacattCCCTCCGTCCTTTTTATGTAGGAATTAGGAGAAAAGCATAATGGAGAGGGGTCAGTCACCACACAtacactgtgcttcacgattttcgcatcgtatcctcttttgataaaccttttaacacattttacaaatatttgatagaaataaggactatgtttaattttccgaattttataaactacatcttcATATCATTCCGGGTGTGTCCAAGTTTTTaggttagtattatatttctctaacgatctgtagtaaaattgaCTGAAAGCATTCCGTACCTTATGATAATGGTAACCCTGTTGCAACAATTATTTTTGTGATATAAAGGTTTCTATCATTTAAATCCTccatctttgagcaagctcttgcaaaacgaataagttgtgacaGTATATTTATTATTGGACAGaatctgaatatatatatatatccaaaatgtattgtCATTCAACAATACGGATATAAATacagg encodes:
- the LOC123538951 gene encoding uncharacterized protein LOC123538951; protein product: MATSTQNCDRIYIFRLFTLVLDGGSYVYRKVLEYRACEKNKDLKTHLNNSKKEIQKSTRVNKQQLEKLFPNNGPAIATTADEFDITLLAFLVQNTCKYPGENWIKPEDDNSEVSNLVRVREFRNDILHSAKTERFDEEEFLKLWNDIEKVLLRLRPNDQNLVDKIKAWQTEPFDKDLESEYQKLKLQLEKWEEWEDVQERVKKLETKVEKVEDLLMIRDIDDQAFDIKIGALRDIARDVIATHWEILATDLNVPQVKVTQIRATAMEEEEKIFRMLCIWQCNADGNTSFEALFKALKENASTVIFDEHKLKDIEKKYQLV